TTAAAAAGTTGCGAAGGTTAAAAATTTCTTGAAAAACATCATAATTTTAGCTGGTGGCAAAAGCTTAAGATTTGGTGAGGATAAAGCCTTAATAAAATTTAGAAATAAACCTTTAATAACTTATATTGTTGATACAGCATTAAAAATTGCAGAAAAAGTTATTGTAGTGATTAAAAATAATGAAGAATTTTATAAAATTTTGCTTCCAAAAAATATTATTATAATGAAAGATGAATTCGAGATTCAAAGCCCTTTAGTTGGAATGTTAACAGGTATGAAAATTTTAAAGGCTGGTTATACTGCAGTGCTTCCGTGCGATTGCCCATTTATAAACACGAATTTAATAAAACATATCTTTAAAAGCGTTAATGGGTTTGACGCGGCTATTCCAAAATGGCCTAATGGATATATTGAACCCCTTCACTCCATATATAAAGTAGAAGCAACTATTCCCTTAATTGAAGAAGCTTTAAAAAAAGGAACGTTAAGCATTTTAAGCGTAATTAAATACTTAAAAAAAATATTTTACATTCCTATAAACGAGCTTAAAAAATATGATTCAAAACTTCTAAGCTTCTTCAACATTAATACATTAGAAGATTTTAAAATAGCTGAAACGCTTTAGATTAAACTACCCACATCAATAAAGAATAAAAATGTAATTTCGCTAGATATTTTAGTTTAAATTAATTTTAACCAAATTTTAAATGATGGGCCCGGCCGGATTTGAACCGGCGACCAACAGGTTATGAGCCTGTCGCTCTAACCTAGCTGAGCTACGGGCCCAATTTTCCCTATCCGAACCTCTTTCCTTACATTTTTTAATGAATCTTAGAGAGGTTTAGCTATAAATAAACATACATTTTCTAAAAGGGCTTTTACGCTATATAAAGATTACTCAGAGGTTAAGGTTTTGGTTAATGAGTTATTAGCTATAAGAAGGGGGACTGCTTATGATTATGCTGATATGCTTGCAGATTTCATTTAAATCGCAGGGAAATCTCCTAAGGATTTAATTAAGCTATCGTCTAATGAAGCATATGAAGTTTTGAGGGGGGGCTTTAGGTAAAATTCGAGATAGACAAGCAATATTAAGAAGCATAAAAAATTGAGGCTGAGCATAATAAAAATCATTAAGGATTTGAAGGTTCCAGATAGGGAAAACCCAAATGGAGAATTTTTAGTTACTGGTTTTATAGTTGATGAGCCGGCAGTTGTTAAACTAAACGATCCAAATTTAATAGGAACGAAAGGGGGAAGAATTCAGCAAAAAGCTATGCAAACAACCTTTGAGCGGGCTGAATTAGCGAACTATACGCAATCAGTTCGTAGCTTGG
This is a stretch of genomic DNA from Candidatus Bathyarchaeota archaeon. It encodes these proteins:
- a CDS encoding molybdenum cofactor guanylyltransferase — translated: MKNIIILAGGKSLRFGEDKALIKFRNKPLITYIVDTALKIAEKVIVVIKNNEEFYKILLPKNIIIMKDEFEIQSPLVGMLTGMKILKAGYTAVLPCDCPFINTNLIKHIFKSVNGFDAAIPKWPNGYIEPLHSIYKVEATIPLIEEALKKGTLSILSVIKYLKKIFYIPINELKKYDSKLLSFFNINTLEDFKIAETL